One Edaphobacter flagellatus genomic region harbors:
- a CDS encoding ABC transporter has translation MRYQLVLQFCASSKEDFDDLVALEKLLVDKLPLDAEVDGHDFGCDEFNIFVLTAYPKETFNAAETIILQQGLQQQVRAAYRELNNDDFVLLWPPNLREFKVV, from the coding sequence ATGAGATACCAACTTGTTTTACAGTTCTGTGCTTCAAGCAAGGAAGACTTCGATGATTTAGTGGCTCTCGAAAAACTGCTCGTCGATAAGCTGCCTCTTGATGCCGAGGTCGACGGTCATGACTTTGGTTGTGACGAGTTCAACATCTTCGTGTTGACTGCTTATCCGAAAGAGACCTTCAATGCTGCCGAAACAATCATTCTGCAGCAAGGCCTTCAGCAGCAGGTAAGGGCTGCCTACCGCGAACTCAATAATGATGACTTTGTCCTACTTTGGCCTCCCAATCTGCGTGAGTTCAAGGTTGTTTAG
- a CDS encoding c-type cytochrome — MKSRTSVSVLAIAVFAAVGSLSAQSFHNAPADADAKEPPKVSPADVDAGKATYAQRCAACHGATAKGQGNIPALATGPTQTAKPGEVFWYITKGDLMNGMPSWAGVLTDEQRWQVVAYLKSLGSGGGAAASSSNGKSAVSDVPFEAPAPVAPFTDFRYEKPGLTRKITVADLPQPFATESAGNPPKLVDRPEGAWPVAPEGFKVELYKTGLENPRLIRTAPNGDLFVAETAKGQIHVFRGITADGKPKEESVFATGLNRPFGIAFYPQGANPKWVYIGNLDSVVRFAYKNGDLKAAGAPEHIADIPGGRGHTTRDVRFSLDGKKMWVSVGSGSNVDDPDTTPAEKNRADVLEFTPEGKNMKVYAYGIRNCVGEEVNPKTGELWCSVNERDALGDNLVPDYITSVKPGGFYGWPWWYMGPHQDPRHAGKHPELKDKAIVPDVLLNPHNASLEITFYNGKQFPSEYDGDIFAAEHGSWNRSARVGYEVIRVPLHGTGHASGEYQDFLTGFVLPSGQVWGRPVGVTTAQDGSLMVTDDGTNSIWRVSYTGAGKGSGR, encoded by the coding sequence TTGAAATCGAGGACATCTGTCTCAGTACTGGCCATCGCCGTTTTTGCGGCGGTTGGCTCCCTGTCGGCCCAGAGCTTCCATAATGCTCCGGCCGATGCTGACGCCAAGGAACCGCCGAAGGTTTCTCCTGCGGATGTGGATGCGGGCAAGGCTACCTATGCGCAGCGTTGCGCGGCCTGTCATGGCGCGACGGCCAAAGGGCAGGGAAATATTCCGGCACTGGCGACCGGGCCGACGCAGACGGCCAAGCCGGGCGAGGTCTTCTGGTACATCACGAAGGGCGACCTGATGAACGGCATGCCTTCGTGGGCCGGTGTACTGACCGACGAGCAGCGCTGGCAGGTGGTGGCGTATCTGAAGTCGTTGGGCAGTGGAGGGGGAGCTGCTGCTTCTTCTTCAAACGGCAAGAGCGCGGTGAGCGATGTGCCGTTCGAGGCTCCGGCTCCGGTGGCTCCGTTTACGGATTTTCGTTATGAGAAGCCGGGCCTGACGCGCAAGATTACGGTGGCCGATCTGCCGCAGCCGTTTGCGACGGAGTCGGCGGGCAATCCGCCGAAGCTGGTGGACCGGCCAGAGGGTGCGTGGCCCGTGGCTCCCGAAGGTTTCAAAGTGGAGCTTTACAAGACAGGGCTTGAGAATCCGCGTCTGATCCGCACCGCTCCGAACGGCGATTTGTTTGTGGCGGAGACGGCGAAGGGACAGATTCATGTCTTCCGCGGCATTACCGCAGACGGCAAGCCGAAGGAGGAAAGCGTATTTGCGACAGGGCTGAATCGTCCTTTCGGCATCGCGTTCTATCCGCAGGGGGCGAACCCGAAGTGGGTGTACATCGGCAACCTGGATTCGGTGGTGCGCTTTGCGTACAAGAACGGCGACCTGAAGGCTGCGGGTGCACCGGAGCACATCGCCGATATTCCCGGAGGGCGCGGGCATACGACGCGCGATGTGCGTTTCTCGCTGGACGGCAAGAAGATGTGGGTGTCGGTGGGCTCGGGCTCGAATGTGGATGACCCGGACACGACGCCTGCGGAGAAGAACCGCGCCGACGTGCTGGAGTTCACGCCCGAGGGCAAGAACATGAAGGTGTATGCCTACGGCATTCGCAACTGCGTGGGGGAAGAAGTCAACCCGAAGACGGGCGAGCTGTGGTGCTCGGTGAATGAGCGCGACGCGTTGGGCGACAACCTTGTTCCCGACTACATTACGAGCGTGAAGCCAGGCGGTTTCTACGGTTGGCCGTGGTGGTATATGGGGCCGCACCAGGACCCGCGTCATGCGGGGAAGCATCCGGAGCTGAAGGACAAGGCGATTGTGCCGGATGTGCTGCTGAACCCGCATAACGCGTCGCTGGAGATCACGTTCTATAACGGCAAGCAGTTTCCGTCGGAGTATGACGGCGACATTTTTGCCGCGGAGCATGGCTCGTGGAACCGGTCTGCACGTGTGGGGTACGAGGTGATTCGCGTGCCGCTGCATGGGACGGGGCATGCGTCGGGTGAGTACCAGGACTTCCTGACGGGCTTCGTGCTGCCGAGCGGGCAGGTGTGGGGACGTCCGGTAGGCGTGACGACGGCACAGGATGGTTCACTGATGGTGACGGACGATGGCACGAACTCGATCTGGCGCGTGAGCTACACGGGAGCGGGGAAGGGTTCGGGCAGGTAA
- a CDS encoding DUF998 domain-containing protein — MRTHKVESTSVFFATTSIACFTYAVLALLLLHILRPDYAPAHHMISDYAVGRYGWVMTTCFLAMSCGCLMLLLGLLRSGPVVIAARIGALLLGVASVGLVVSAIFPTDVQLPQTRAGEIHDMSFLVNIGSTVLAIVLLSASFGSQPRWRPYRRTALVLAGLVVLSVVLQFLTLHKGAPYGLANRLAVTMLFAWLLGTSIRLRAVARD; from the coding sequence ATGAGAACGCACAAAGTTGAGAGTACGTCTGTCTTCTTCGCGACCACATCAATTGCGTGCTTCACGTACGCCGTCCTCGCGCTGCTCCTTTTGCATATACTTCGGCCTGATTATGCTCCGGCCCATCACATGATCAGCGACTATGCAGTCGGCCGCTATGGCTGGGTCATGACGACTTGCTTCCTGGCTATGAGTTGCGGATGCCTGATGTTGCTGCTTGGACTGCTTCGCAGCGGCCCCGTTGTGATCGCAGCTCGTATCGGCGCGTTGCTGTTGGGAGTCGCGTCGGTCGGCCTGGTGGTTTCAGCGATCTTCCCGACCGACGTCCAGCTGCCACAGACCCGCGCGGGTGAGATTCATGACATGAGCTTCCTTGTGAACATCGGGAGCACCGTCCTTGCAATCGTACTTCTGTCCGCGAGTTTCGGGAGTCAACCACGTTGGCGCCCTTATCGACGCACCGCCTTGGTACTAGCCGGACTGGTTGTACTCTCTGTCGTTCTCCAGTTCCTTACGCTTCACAAGGGCGCGCCCTACGGTCTCGCGAATCGGCTGGCTGTGACTATGCTTTTCGCGTGGCTACTCGGAACCTCGATCCGATTGCGTGCAGTGGCGCGTGACTGA
- a CDS encoding DinB family protein: MGLTYTQPTDPERLDPTALSEHLATTLRNAVPWLVTLSNADSSLPEREGKWSAKETIGHLTDSAINNLSRIIRMQIGPERMPGYAQEAWVEIQHYRQREWAEVLALWFALNEHIVWTVRHIPQRALSNQASVAGSVLTLGFLIEDYIAHMQHHLLALKTWITPGEA; the protein is encoded by the coding sequence ATGGGCCTGACCTATACACAACCAACCGACCCGGAACGTCTCGATCCCACCGCACTCAGCGAACACCTCGCCACGACTCTCCGCAACGCCGTCCCTTGGCTCGTCACCCTCTCTAACGCCGATTCCAGCCTCCCCGAGCGCGAGGGCAAGTGGTCCGCCAAAGAAACCATCGGCCACCTCACCGATTCCGCCATCAATAACCTCTCCCGCATCATTCGCATGCAGATCGGCCCCGAACGCATGCCCGGCTACGCGCAGGAGGCCTGGGTCGAAATCCAGCACTATAGACAGCGCGAGTGGGCCGAAGTCCTCGCCCTCTGGTTCGCCCTCAACGAACACATCGTCTGGACCGTCCGCCACATCCCGCAACGCGCCCTCTCCAACCAGGCCTCCGTCGCCGGCTCCGTCCTCACCCTCGGCTTCCTCATCGAGGACTACATCGCCCACATGCAACACCATCTCCTCGCCCTCAAAACCTGGATCACCCCCGGCGAAGCCTGA
- a CDS encoding YraN family protein, which translates to MDSSPHTARPGSSLPISSSRPGLVRRAWIGLQARALRRLATLARRRRHAPAHLVTGIDGEREAIFFLRLHGYTIVARRWRNPKLRGDLDLIAWEGPTLCFIEIKTRSRHDAIPAEAAIDADKQQTLRKLARSYIRRLPPAARGVPARFDVLSIYLDGAPKQPETRISESVQERHPQPSPHSDPSIILNKGAFGWA; encoded by the coding sequence ATGGACTCCTCGCCGCACACCGCACGGCCAGGCTCTTCACTACCAATCTCCTCTTCCCGGCCTGGCCTCGTGCGCCGCGCATGGATCGGCCTCCAGGCCCGCGCCCTGCGCCGCCTCGCCACGCTCGCACGCCGTCGCCGACATGCGCCCGCACATCTCGTCACCGGCATCGACGGCGAACGCGAAGCCATTTTCTTTCTCCGCTTGCACGGCTACACCATCGTCGCCCGCCGCTGGCGCAACCCCAAGCTCCGCGGCGATCTCGACCTCATCGCCTGGGAAGGCCCCACGCTCTGTTTCATTGAAATCAAGACACGCTCCCGCCATGACGCCATCCCAGCTGAAGCCGCCATTGACGCCGACAAACAGCAGACCCTCCGCAAGCTCGCCCGCTCCTATATTCGCCGTCTCCCGCCCGCTGCACGCGGTGTCCCTGCACGCTTCGACGTCCTCTCCATATACCTCGATGGCGCTCCCAAGCAACCCGAAACCCGCATCTCTGAATCAGTACAAGAAAGACACCCGCAACCATCTCCCCACTCCGACCCCAGCATCATTCTTAACAAAGGAGCCTTCGGATGGGCCTGA
- a CDS encoding TonB-dependent receptor yields MRYHRMISWFLSFVVVVALTTSTLLAQRTTGVINGTVSDPETRVIEGVAVTLTNQDTNVVSRATTNGSGSFVFLNIDPGPYVLKFERQGFKTLTVPTFTLTVNQTLTENETMVVGATTETVEVTADQVGIMLQKSNSELGNVIQAKEIQQLPLNGRNFTSLLVLSPGVTPVSTAQGSGISTTDAGISAIPGTQFYKVSFFGQQNRETLYLMDGIVNTDLRGAIYGFLPIIDAMSEFKVQSHIDSAEYGVVTGGIVNMLSRSGTNKFHGSVWEFVRNNLFDARNSYTDFCSTGRCAPGTPTTTPAAPGHYTQNQFGASLGGPIFKDRVFFQGAYEGWRYTKPTLSTTLVPSAQELGGDFTNSFYTQKFYNPYSTVCAGGNCTVQQFQCDTAGNPLAASNNIQPAGVPCAKLPASMLNPTMLKYIQTYYQAANSPTTLSAGYNFVENRAQIDNNNSYQARIDFHLSDKNFGFGRISQMWVYDSQPVAGTIESNISNYHAYNFGGGFTHVFTQNLLLDVRGGAMLKPYTFNSTVSAAGAQGAASAGFQNVTQYGGMYINLGSPYSTANAGSSGDSQRGNPVANGGGSVSWIHGRHTFKGGIDYLYQNRLQRNLYQQFTFSDAVTSNVNRQDPVTKKATGNSLVSALLAAPATFTAQTPINAEVFFNMQLWSGYVQDSWKATPNLTLNFGIRYEYLPRIQMLDNRLANQLDFPNQTYTISAKSVPACTTTFVNPCIPGGIASVPYNSNIKFGNGDPLSGPSINDNIGPRFGFAYAWGEKTVINGGVGMFYDTITARSQWVQNNIEGPTWPWTTGISNQQTNIQTSGNWPGSPQNPVTLITSLEGNFPNPVVAASPWLVAGAYTSKPNYKDQRAVEWNLQVQQQLAPTTLFSLGYAGSKSTRLNYTGFANTGRNASNSATTTASQVDATKYIPWMAPTWHYSTDTGYANYHALLASFQKRFANSLNTIVSYTWSKSLDNSSGWFEAENGTGGGSVVQNYFDPRNAYGTSSYDIRHFFSWSTVYALPFGRGQKWLQTGIASYVLGGWKTNYLFQTRSGQPYNLNVNGDPAFISGNNGSVSGYSRPNVVGDPRTGTCGATPVGKRGPGGFCMINPSAFSVPVASFGNMSKMAYRLPVSNNLDFSLVKETPIWENVNLELRAESFNLLNVVLPGNPGTTIGNASAGLATTQGNSPRQLQLGAKILF; encoded by the coding sequence ATGCGATACCACAGAATGATCTCTTGGTTTCTTTCCTTCGTCGTTGTTGTCGCTCTTACGACGAGTACGCTGCTGGCTCAGCGTACGACCGGCGTTATTAACGGAACGGTCAGCGATCCGGAGACGCGCGTGATTGAGGGTGTCGCCGTCACGTTGACGAACCAGGACACGAATGTTGTCAGCCGGGCTACGACGAACGGCAGCGGTTCCTTCGTTTTTCTGAATATCGACCCCGGTCCGTATGTATTGAAGTTCGAGCGGCAGGGATTCAAAACGTTGACGGTGCCCACGTTTACTCTCACGGTTAACCAGACGCTGACCGAGAACGAGACGATGGTGGTTGGCGCTACGACGGAGACGGTCGAAGTAACGGCCGATCAGGTTGGCATCATGCTGCAGAAGAGTAACTCAGAGCTGGGCAACGTGATTCAGGCCAAGGAGATTCAGCAGCTCCCGCTGAATGGAAGAAACTTTACGTCGCTGCTGGTGCTGTCGCCGGGCGTGACACCGGTATCGACGGCGCAGGGATCGGGCATCAGTACGACGGACGCCGGCATCAGTGCGATTCCGGGAACGCAGTTCTATAAGGTTTCGTTCTTCGGGCAGCAGAACCGCGAAACGCTGTATCTGATGGACGGTATCGTCAACACCGACCTGCGCGGAGCAATCTACGGATTTCTGCCGATCATCGATGCGATGAGCGAGTTTAAGGTGCAGTCGCACATTGACAGCGCCGAATATGGTGTCGTGACGGGCGGCATCGTTAACATGCTGTCGCGGTCGGGAACGAATAAGTTCCACGGCTCGGTGTGGGAGTTTGTGCGCAACAACCTGTTCGACGCGCGCAACAGCTATACCGACTTCTGCTCGACAGGGCGCTGTGCACCGGGGACTCCGACGACAACGCCTGCTGCGCCAGGGCACTATACGCAGAACCAGTTTGGTGCGTCGCTGGGCGGCCCTATCTTCAAGGACCGTGTCTTCTTCCAGGGAGCCTACGAAGGCTGGCGTTACACGAAGCCGACGCTTTCGACGACGCTGGTTCCGTCTGCGCAGGAGCTTGGCGGGGACTTCACGAACAGCTTCTACACGCAGAAGTTCTACAACCCATATTCGACGGTATGCGCCGGAGGCAACTGTACGGTGCAGCAGTTTCAGTGCGACACAGCGGGAAATCCGTTAGCCGCTTCCAACAATATTCAGCCCGCAGGCGTTCCGTGCGCCAAGCTTCCCGCGTCCATGCTGAACCCAACGATGCTGAAGTACATCCAGACGTACTACCAGGCAGCGAACTCTCCGACGACGTTGTCGGCCGGTTATAACTTCGTGGAGAACCGGGCCCAGATCGATAACAATAATTCCTATCAGGCGCGTATCGACTTTCACCTGAGCGACAAGAACTTCGGCTTCGGCCGTATCAGCCAGATGTGGGTTTATGACTCGCAGCCTGTAGCCGGAACGATCGAATCGAACATCTCCAACTATCACGCGTATAACTTCGGCGGAGGCTTTACGCATGTGTTCACCCAGAATCTTCTGCTGGATGTACGCGGTGGCGCCATGTTGAAGCCATACACGTTCAACTCCACCGTTTCAGCGGCGGGAGCTCAGGGTGCTGCGAGTGCTGGTTTTCAGAATGTGACGCAGTATGGCGGCATGTATATCAATCTGGGTTCGCCGTATTCGACTGCAAACGCTGGAAGCTCCGGAGATTCGCAGCGCGGCAATCCTGTTGCGAATGGAGGCGGCAGCGTCTCGTGGATCCACGGCCGTCATACCTTCAAGGGCGGCATCGATTATCTCTACCAGAATCGGTTGCAGCGCAATCTCTACCAGCAATTTACCTTTAGCGATGCTGTCACAAGCAACGTCAACCGTCAGGATCCGGTGACCAAAAAAGCGACGGGTAACTCGCTTGTGTCCGCTCTTCTTGCGGCGCCAGCAACCTTTACCGCGCAGACGCCGATCAATGCCGAAGTGTTCTTCAACATGCAGCTCTGGTCGGGCTATGTGCAGGACAGCTGGAAGGCCACACCGAACCTGACATTGAACTTCGGCATTCGGTATGAGTATCTGCCCAGGATCCAGATGCTGGACAACCGATTGGCGAACCAGCTCGACTTCCCCAACCAGACCTATACCATCTCTGCCAAGTCGGTTCCTGCCTGCACGACGACTTTTGTGAATCCATGCATTCCGGGTGGGATCGCATCTGTGCCGTACAACAGCAATATCAAGTTCGGCAACGGGGACCCGCTCTCCGGGCCGTCGATCAACGACAATATCGGGCCGCGATTCGGCTTCGCTTATGCATGGGGTGAAAAGACCGTCATCAACGGTGGCGTAGGCATGTTCTATGACACCATCACGGCGCGCAGCCAGTGGGTTCAGAACAATATCGAAGGCCCGACGTGGCCGTGGACAACAGGCATTTCGAATCAGCAGACCAATATCCAGACGAGCGGAAACTGGCCTGGCAGCCCACAGAATCCTGTGACGTTGATTACGAGTCTCGAAGGCAACTTCCCGAATCCAGTCGTCGCTGCAAGCCCCTGGCTTGTCGCCGGAGCCTATACTTCGAAGCCCAACTATAAAGATCAACGCGCCGTTGAGTGGAACCTGCAGGTGCAGCAGCAGCTTGCTCCAACGACACTGTTCTCGTTGGGTTATGCAGGATCGAAGAGCACTCGCCTGAACTATACGGGCTTTGCGAACACGGGGCGCAATGCGTCGAATTCGGCAACAACGACCGCATCTCAGGTCGACGCAACGAAGTACATCCCCTGGATGGCTCCGACATGGCACTACTCCACCGACACGGGCTATGCCAATTATCATGCGCTGCTGGCAAGCTTCCAGAAGCGGTTTGCTAACTCGCTGAACACGATCGTTTCGTATACCTGGTCGAAGTCGCTCGACAACAGCAGTGGATGGTTCGAAGCGGAGAACGGTACCGGCGGAGGCTCTGTGGTGCAGAACTACTTTGACCCGCGGAATGCCTATGGCACTTCGTCGTACGACATACGCCACTTCTTTTCGTGGAGCACGGTATACGCACTTCCGTTTGGCCGCGGGCAGAAATGGTTGCAGACCGGCATTGCCTCGTATGTACTCGGCGGCTGGAAGACAAACTATCTCTTCCAGACTCGCTCTGGGCAGCCTTACAACCTGAATGTCAACGGTGATCCGGCGTTCATCTCGGGCAACAACGGCTCGGTTAGCGGCTACTCGCGGCCGAACGTTGTGGGCGATCCACGCACGGGAACCTGCGGCGCAACTCCAGTTGGCAAGCGTGGTCCGGGCGGGTTCTGCATGATCAACCCCTCCGCGTTCTCGGTGCCTGTCGCTTCGTTTGGCAATATGAGCAAAATGGCTTACCGTCTCCCTGTTTCGAATAACCTCGACTTTTCACTGGTCAAGGAAACGCCGATCTGGGAGAACGTGAACCTCGAGCTGCGCGCCGAGTCCTTCAACCTCCTGAACGTCGTACTGCCGGGGAATCCGGGAACGACGATCGGCAACGCTTCCGCAGGATTGGCAACAACACAAGGCAATAGCCCACGGCAGCTTCAATTGGGAGCGAAGATTCTGTTCTAA
- a CDS encoding GumC family protein, which yields MLQEPVLSHLDSPTSGESAFKTQQPGLEEPPKIDPLKLSLILLQGKKTILRFALVTIVLTAGLVFFVLKPTYTAEAVFLPPQNSPGSSMAQIASQLGSLGAIGALGGLKSPGDLYIGILGSHTIADTLVKRFNLQEVYKAKRLSDAERVLRSNSKFVSGKDTLITVLVEDHDPKRASDIANGYLDALYEQNGRLALTEAAQRRAFFEEQLQHEKNALADAEVQLKITQEQTGLISPVGQAQAEIQAIAELRAQITSREVALGSLKQAATSQNPEVVRLQTEISGLQNQLQKLQNDNQKFQPGDIQRPTAKIPQLALEYVRRQREVKYHEVLFELIAKQYEAARLDESRESPLLQIVDRARIPDRKSGPPRMLLLLAGAFFGIALGVIYVLLRHAFRTMQQDPVMAEQLKALRQAAL from the coding sequence ATGTTGCAAGAACCAGTACTGAGCCATCTCGACTCGCCTACCAGCGGAGAGTCAGCTTTTAAGACGCAACAGCCAGGCTTGGAAGAACCCCCAAAAATCGACCCATTAAAATTATCCCTGATACTGTTGCAGGGTAAGAAAACAATCTTGCGATTTGCGCTGGTCACAATAGTGCTAACCGCTGGTTTGGTGTTTTTCGTCTTGAAGCCCACTTATACTGCCGAAGCCGTCTTTCTTCCACCACAAAACTCACCGGGTAGCAGTATGGCTCAAATAGCAAGCCAACTGGGCTCACTCGGAGCCATCGGAGCGTTAGGAGGATTGAAGAGCCCAGGAGATTTATATATTGGGATCCTTGGTAGTCATACGATTGCGGATACGCTTGTAAAGCGGTTTAACTTGCAAGAAGTTTATAAAGCTAAGAGACTTAGTGATGCCGAAAGAGTACTCAGAAGCAATAGCAAATTTGTTTCCGGCAAAGATACGCTAATTACGGTATTGGTGGAAGATCATGATCCCAAACGCGCTTCTGATATTGCAAACGGTTATCTAGATGCTTTGTATGAACAAAATGGTCGGCTTGCACTAACCGAAGCAGCGCAGAGAAGAGCCTTCTTTGAGGAGCAGCTTCAGCATGAGAAGAATGCTTTGGCAGATGCTGAAGTTCAGCTGAAAATTACACAGGAGCAAACCGGTCTGATTTCTCCGGTTGGTCAGGCTCAAGCAGAGATCCAGGCAATTGCGGAATTGCGGGCTCAAATCACTAGTCGCGAGGTTGCCCTCGGCTCTTTGAAGCAAGCGGCTACAAGCCAAAATCCAGAAGTAGTTCGATTGCAGACAGAGATTTCTGGGTTACAAAATCAGCTTCAAAAGCTTCAGAACGACAACCAGAAATTCCAGCCGGGCGACATACAACGACCAACGGCTAAGATACCTCAACTGGCCTTGGAGTATGTACGCCGACAACGAGAAGTTAAATATCACGAAGTTTTATTTGAACTAATTGCAAAGCAATACGAAGCTGCGCGACTAGACGAATCGCGGGAATCCCCGTTGTTGCAAATCGTTGATCGAGCAAGAATTCCAGATAGAAAGTCAGGACCGCCAAGGATGCTGCTTCTTTTAGCCGGAGCCTTTTTCGGAATCGCTTTGGGGGTGATTTATGTTCTCCTGCGACACGCATTTCGAACGATGCAACAAGATCCGGTAATGGCAGAACAACTTAAGGCGTTGCGCCAAGCGGCCTTATAA
- a CDS encoding glycosyltransferase family 4 protein — protein sequence MNTDRYYRVGFVLHSNLWVGGQNYLKNLFAAIHALPYSVIKPVVFTGTKADIKFAEFPRVEVIRTRILDHKGSAWFLREGIGKVTKYDFWLRRLLRRHHVSALSHLFSLRSRLPVPTIGWIPDLQHVYLPEFFSVEERKRRDREFMELCVNCDKVIVSSECAGIDLQSFAPEYTYKTELLRFVGSPVLPQQSIHLQELQKIYGFEGPYFLLPNQFWAHKNHRVVISALNLLKSKNKRVLVLATGSTQDYRHPTFFSSLMQYAGECGVLDAFRVLGQIPYDHLVALMQHAIALINPSRFEGWSSTVEEAKSIGKQIVLSDIPVHREQAPQRCFFFPPDDPDALADQILAALNQFDQRHEALMQEAASAQFSARQKAYGERYEQIVLDVLKNLNSNSSMS from the coding sequence ATGAACACGGACAGATACTATAGAGTAGGGTTCGTTCTCCATTCTAATCTCTGGGTTGGCGGACAGAATTACCTGAAAAATCTGTTTGCGGCAATTCATGCTCTACCATACAGTGTGATCAAGCCAGTAGTGTTTACTGGCACGAAGGCGGATATAAAGTTTGCCGAGTTCCCACGAGTTGAAGTAATACGAACACGGATCCTTGATCACAAGGGTTCCGCTTGGTTTCTTCGTGAAGGAATTGGGAAGGTCACCAAGTACGATTTTTGGCTGCGAAGGCTCTTGCGTCGCCATCATGTGTCTGCACTTTCGCACCTTTTTAGCCTGCGCTCCCGATTGCCGGTTCCAACAATAGGATGGATACCCGATCTCCAACACGTCTATCTCCCAGAGTTCTTTAGCGTTGAGGAACGTAAACGACGAGATCGAGAGTTCATGGAGTTATGTGTGAATTGCGACAAGGTAATTGTCAGTAGCGAATGCGCAGGAATTGATCTGCAGTCCTTTGCTCCGGAATATACATATAAGACAGAGTTGTTGCGATTTGTAGGCAGTCCAGTCCTACCTCAACAGTCCATCCATTTACAGGAACTGCAGAAGATATATGGTTTCGAAGGCCCCTACTTCTTGCTGCCCAATCAATTTTGGGCGCATAAAAATCATCGCGTCGTTATTAGCGCACTGAATCTTTTGAAGAGTAAAAACAAGCGGGTGTTAGTTCTCGCCACGGGATCGACGCAAGACTATCGCCACCCTACCTTCTTTTCGTCTCTTATGCAATATGCCGGAGAATGCGGTGTGCTGGACGCGTTTAGGGTTTTAGGACAGATTCCGTACGACCACCTCGTAGCTCTTATGCAACATGCAATTGCTTTAATCAACCCATCTCGATTTGAAGGATGGAGCAGTACTGTCGAGGAGGCTAAATCCATTGGAAAACAGATTGTGTTATCGGATATACCGGTGCATCGAGAGCAAGCCCCGCAACGTTGCTTTTTCTTTCCCCCAGATGATCCTGACGCTTTGGCAGATCAAATCCTCGCTGCTTTGAATCAATTTGACCAACGTCATGAAGCCCTAATGCAGGAAGCGGCTAGCGCTCAGTTCTCTGCCAGGCAAAAGGCTTACGGAGAGAGGTACGAGCAGATTGTCTTAGATGTATTGAAGAATTTAAATTCTAATTCATCAATGAGTTAG
- a CDS encoding glycosyltransferase gives MSKLSAAVPQVSIILPALTVNSDYLRCLYSIRAALSGKVSYEIISIVRDIKAFTNLASPDLRIFLEEGPGIYRAMNLGIDRAAGEYIYFIGQDDILLPDAAASVVRGSAREADVILANVFWGSGRIHRNYVLRQSLVWTNWCHQGVFYKRTVFVKIVGSFPLEYKAQADHYSNIVLSTNRTVRVVKYNGCIAWYSATGFSTQSPDLVFRAAFPGLVREHFGLISYCSVKLRRALLKCIKLMLKAK, from the coding sequence GTGTCTAAATTATCTGCGGCAGTACCTCAAGTTTCTATAATCCTACCTGCATTGACGGTGAATAGTGACTACCTTCGTTGCCTATATTCAATTCGCGCCGCCCTCTCGGGAAAAGTTAGCTACGAAATCATCAGTATCGTTCGCGATATAAAAGCATTCACTAACTTGGCAAGTCCCGATCTACGCATCTTTTTAGAAGAAGGCCCTGGAATCTACCGCGCCATGAATCTTGGTATCGATAGAGCTGCAGGAGAATATATCTATTTCATCGGGCAGGACGATATTTTACTGCCGGATGCAGCCGCATCTGTCGTTCGAGGTAGCGCAAGAGAAGCAGATGTGATTCTTGCTAACGTGTTCTGGGGCAGTGGGCGGATTCATAGAAATTATGTGCTAAGACAATCTCTCGTGTGGACAAACTGGTGTCATCAGGGTGTCTTCTATAAACGGACCGTATTCGTGAAAATCGTCGGGTCATTTCCTTTGGAGTACAAGGCTCAGGCAGATCACTATTCAAACATTGTTTTGAGTACGAATCGAACAGTGAGAGTCGTTAAATATAATGGGTGTATAGCTTGGTATTCAGCCACCGGATTTTCCACGCAGTCGCCGGACCTTGTTTTTAGAGCAGCTTTTCCTGGGCTCGTGCGCGAGCACTTTGGATTAATATCGTACTGCTCGGTAAAGCTGAGGCGAGCTTTGTTGAAATGTATTAAGCTCATGCTGAAGGCCAAATGA